TAGGTGATCTTCTTCCCATCTGACGCCTCGGGACTCAGCCTTCCCGTTTCGACGAGGGCCGAGAGCAGTTCGCTGTGATGGACCAGCTCATAGTCGCCACCGAACTGTGGATACTCGTTCTTGAGCATGTTGAAGCAGTGAGGGCACTGGGTGATGATCTTGCGCACACCCAGGTCGCCCATCGTCTCGATGTTCTCCAACGCCAACTGCTGGAAGACATACTCATTGCCGGATCGTCGGGCAGGATCACCGCAGCACTTTTCTTGCAGACCGAGAATCGCGAAGTCCACTCCGGCTTCGTGGAGCAGCTTGGCGGTGGCGACGGCCACTTTCTGATTACGGTCGTCGAATGACCCTGCACACCCGACCCAGTACAGGTACTCGGCGCTCTCCACACCGTCTTCACCGAAGATCTTGACATCAAAGTCGAGCTGACTGGTCCATGCCGCACGGTCCTGTTGGCCCATCCCCCACGGATTACCCTGGTTCTCGAGCGCCAGGTAGGTCTTGCCGAGTTCCGACGGGAAGTCCGACTCCATCATCGACAGATACCGGCGCATGTCGAGGATCTTGTCGACGATCTCGATGTTCACAGGGCACACCTCGTCACAGGCGCGGCACGTCGTGCAGGACCACACTTCCTCGGTGCTGATCCGTTCGAAGACGTTGTCTGCAGTGACGGTGATCGCAGCGTCCGCCATGACCGTCGGAGAGACGGCCGGGCTTCCCGTCGCCGTTGCCACCTGCCCGAGCTTGAGGATGATCTCCCTGGGGTCGAGTGGCTTACCCGTCACGTTGGCCGGGCACACCGACATGCACCGGCCACACACCGTGCACGCATCGGTATCGAGGAGCTGTTTCCATGTGAAGTCCGCAACCACCGAGGCGCCGACCGTCTCGATGTCCTCGGCTTCCATGAGGTTGGGCATCTCCCGCATCGCTCCCTTGGGCCGCTCACGTGGAGAGAACACCATGTTGGCCGGAGACAGAAGCATGTGCCGCAGCTTGGTGGTCGGCAGCAGCACGAGGAAACCCACGAACGAGATGACATGCAGGACCCACAAGATCCGATGCCACACCTGTGCCACGGCAGCCGGGAAGAGAAAGCTCAGCGGGTACCCGATGACCGACCACGTCTCGAACGAAGGGCGCCCGGCAAGGGAGATCCGTGCCGCTTCGACGAGGAGTCCGGTGATCCCGATCATTGCCAGCGTGAGCAGGATCCAGGCGTCTTCGTCCCTGGTCTTGGACCGGAGCCGCCACGGACGCCGCCCGTACCGACGGGCGACCGCCCACAGCACACCTGTCACGAACACGACGCCGGCCAGATCGAGCACCGCGGAGTAACCCTGGTAGAAGCCACCTTGGAGGAACTTCATGCGCACCGGAAGGAGGTGGTCGATCTCGAGGGTGACCGTGCCCAGGAACAGGACGACGAACCCCCAATAGATCATCGCGTGCATCCATCCGGCGCTCCGTTCTTCGAGGAGCGTGCGCATGCGAAGACCCGAGTCGAGGGCCAGCACCCGTTCCTTCCACTGTCCCCAACGACGTTCGAAGGCGCCGCGCTCCCAGTTGCGTGCCCGCAAGGAAAACAGGTAGAGGCTCAATGCGAGAAACACGCCAACCCCTACGTAGAAGACGGCGATGAGTGCATCGGGGACATCCCCGAAGATCACTCTCCCAACGGCAGGAACGAAGTGGCCAGGCAGCGTTCCGAGCCACCAGAGGAGCAGTGTTGCAAAGAACGTGACGACGGCGAGGGCGCCCAGGACCCTGCTGGCGGTCGGGCGGCGACGAGGTTCCATCCTGCTCCTTCAACGCGGGCAGGCGCAAGTGTACCGGTCGAAAACGTCCCTCCCTGCGCGAACGCGGGGCGGCTTAAACCGCCCCGCCTCGACCTTGGGATCAAGCCTCTTCGGTGAGCCCGAGTTCCTTTCGCAGCTCCTCCAGCTTCGCGTCGGCCTGTGTGACCGATATCGCCTCACGAAGTTCCGCCTCGGCCCCTTCGGGCGTGGCCTCGCGCAGTTCCGCCTTGGCTTTCGCCTGGGACAGCCGTTGTGTGATCTTCTCCTCCACTCTGTCGAGGCTCGGAGCGTCAACCTCCATGGAGACAGAGATCGATTCGATCGTTTTGTTGACGGCCTCCTGCATCTTCGCCTGCTGGAGACGGCCGATCAGTTCCATCTTCTTGGCGGCCAGCTCCTGCAACCGCATGGCGTTCTGTTCGACTGCCCGCTTGGCATTCTCGGCTTGCGTGACCGCGATTCCGTACTGCTCCTTGAATCCGGCCAGGTTGTTCTCCGCCGCCTGGAGCCTCATGGCGAGGCTCTGTGCAGCACGGGTCCATTTTCCGACCGCTTCGGTGTCTCCCGCCTTCTTGGCCTCGTCGGCTCTCAACAACGCCTGCTTGGCCATTTCCCGCGCCTCACCGAGATCGTCCGC
This genomic interval from Actinomycetota bacterium contains the following:
- a CDS encoding 4Fe-4S dicluster domain-containing protein: MEPRRRPTASRVLGALAVVTFFATLLLWWLGTLPGHFVPAVGRVIFGDVPDALIAVFYVGVGVFLALSLYLFSLRARNWERGAFERRWGQWKERVLALDSGLRMRTLLEERSAGWMHAMIYWGFVVLFLGTVTLEIDHLLPVRMKFLQGGFYQGYSAVLDLAGVVFVTGVLWAVARRYGRRPWRLRSKTRDEDAWILLTLAMIGITGLLVEAARISLAGRPSFETWSVIGYPLSFLFPAAVAQVWHRILWVLHVISFVGFLVLLPTTKLRHMLLSPANMVFSPRERPKGAMREMPNLMEAEDIETVGASVVADFTWKQLLDTDACTVCGRCMSVCPANVTGKPLDPREIILKLGQVATATGSPAVSPTVMADAAITVTADNVFERISTEEVWSCTTCRACDEVCPVNIEIVDKILDMRRYLSMMESDFPSELGKTYLALENQGNPWGMGQQDRAAWTSQLDFDVKIFGEDGVESAEYLYWVGCAGSFDDRNQKVAVATAKLLHEAGVDFAILGLQEKCCGDPARRSGNEYVFQQLALENIETMGDLGVRKIITQCPHCFNMLKNEYPQFGGDYELVHHSELLSALVETGRLSPEASDGKKITYHDPCYLGRYNDVYEAPRSVVGAGLVEMDRSGSSSFCCGAGGAQFWMEDRVGKKVNIERAQEAIATGADEVAVACPFCFIMMDDGVKELGVEIPIKDIAQILSERIFLEK